In a genomic window of Myotis daubentonii chromosome X, mMyoDau2.1, whole genome shotgun sequence:
- the RPA4 gene encoding replication protein A 30 kDa subunit, whose amino-acid sequence MSKMSKSEYGTPGGFFAASGASGSNEGPSQGGTAPFLKAPRSRARIEPIIPCCVNQLLTASLVDDVFKVRGIVVSQVSIVGIIRKAERAPNYILYKIDDMTTKPIDARHWLGRSKAKQEVAPCPVGVYAKVLGILRGSAEVRILEVLQIRVLEDMNELTSHILETVNAHMMLAKGQEEAYGQSAPTTPPEAAQAPQPCEVRPQVIQADVLRLIRECPHQEGKSVAELQAELGSLSIKAIKDALEYLMVEGHIYPTVDGQHFKSAD is encoded by the coding sequence ATGAGTAAGATGAGTAAGAGTGAATATGGGACCCCTGGTGGCTTCTTTGCCGCGAGTGGGGCCAGTGGCAGCAATGAGGGGCCCTCGCAGGGTGGCACGGCTCCTTTTCTGAAGGCGCCAAGGTCCAGGGCTCGAATCGAGCCCATTATCCCGTGTTGTGTGAACCAGCTGCTCACTGCTTCTCTGGTCGACGATGTTTTCAAGGTCAGGGGCATAGTGGTTTCCCAGGTCTCTATCGTGGGGATCATCAGGAAGGCGGAGAGAGCGCCAAACTACATTCTCTACAAGATTGATGATATGACGACCAAGCCTATTGACGCCCGCCACTGGCTGGGCAGAAGCAAAGCAAAGCAGGAGGTGGCTCCCTGTCCCGTGGGAGTGTACGCTAAAGTGTTAGGTATCCTGAGAGGTTCTGCGGAGGTGAGGATCCTCGAGGTGTTGCAGATCCGCGTCCTGGAAGACATGAACGAGCTCACCTCACACATTCTGGAAACGGTCAACGCGCACATGATGCTGGCGAAAGGCCAGGAAGAGGCCTACGGGCAGAGCGCGCCCACCACTCCGCCTGAGGCGGCgcaggctccccagccctgcGAGGTCCGCCCGCAGGTTATTCAGGCGGATGTGCTGCGTTTGATTCGCGAGTGTCCTCACCAGGAAGGCAAGAGCGTCGCAGAGCTCCAGGCCGAGCTTGGCAGCCTGAGCATCAAGGCCATCAAGGATGCCCTCGAATATCTGATGGTCGAGGGCCACATCTACCCCACTGTGGATGGCCAACATTTTAAGTCTGCTGATTAA